A genomic stretch from Frigoribacterium sp. PvP032 includes:
- a CDS encoding sugar phosphate isomerase/epimerase, which produces MTDTVTDPDATPVETSSASNDRGLRIGTAPDSWGVWFPEHPSQIPWPRFLDEVQQAGYRWIELGPYGYLPTDPHQLEDELGKRDLLLSAGTVFTGFHKGDDQWQRAWDQALAVAGLASALGAEHLVVIPDLWRSDATTEVLEARTLTDDQWSALGAGHDKLGKALLEEFGVKQQFHTHADSHVGTYQETERFLAETDSRYTNLCLDTGHFAYYGGDNVRLIEAHPDRIGYLHLKQVDSDLRFTVLKNDVPFGDAVAMGVMVEPPKGVPELAPVLEAVSRIDPDIFAIVEQDMFPVESIDLPLGIATRTREHIFSCSPRARLV; this is translated from the coding sequence ATGACCGACACCGTCACCGATCCCGACGCCACACCCGTCGAGACCTCCTCCGCGTCGAACGACCGCGGGCTGCGCATCGGCACCGCCCCCGACTCGTGGGGGGTGTGGTTCCCCGAGCACCCCAGCCAGATCCCGTGGCCGCGGTTCCTCGACGAGGTGCAGCAGGCCGGGTACCGGTGGATCGAGCTGGGCCCCTACGGCTACCTCCCCACCGACCCCCACCAGCTCGAGGACGAACTCGGCAAGCGCGACCTGCTGCTGTCGGCCGGGACCGTCTTCACCGGCTTCCACAAGGGCGACGACCAGTGGCAGCGCGCCTGGGACCAGGCGCTCGCCGTCGCGGGGCTGGCCTCGGCGCTCGGCGCCGAGCACCTGGTCGTCATCCCCGACCTCTGGCGCAGCGACGCCACCACCGAGGTCCTCGAGGCCCGCACCCTCACCGACGACCAGTGGTCGGCGCTCGGCGCCGGACACGACAAGCTCGGCAAGGCGCTGCTCGAGGAGTTCGGGGTCAAGCAGCAGTTCCACACCCACGCCGACAGCCACGTGGGGACCTACCAGGAGACCGAGCGGTTCCTTGCCGAGACCGACTCCCGCTACACGAACCTCTGCCTCGACACCGGCCACTTCGCCTACTACGGCGGAGACAACGTCCGCCTCATCGAGGCCCACCCCGACCGGATCGGCTACCTGCACCTCAAGCAGGTCGACTCCGATCTCCGCTTCACCGTCTTGAAGAACGACGTGCCCTTCGGCGACGCCGTCGCGATGGGCGTGATGGTCGAGCCGCCGAAGGGAGTGCCCGAGCTGGCGCCCGTGCTCGAGGCCGTGAGCCGGATCGACCCCGACATCTTCGCCATCGTCGAGCAGGACATGTTCCCGGTGGAGTCGATCGACCTGCCCCTCGGCATCGCCACCCGCACCCGCGAGCACATCTTCAGCTGCTCGCCCCGCGCCCGCCTCGTCTGA
- a CDS encoding Gfo/Idh/MocA family protein, with the protein MTSTSQDLRVAVVGAGMMGADHVARITSTISGATVVAVVDPDTARATAAAATAPGAVTAADFEEALATTEIDAVIIATPGFLHEAVLMPALERGLAILCEKPLTTDEAASLRVLEAEQALDRPHIQVGFMRRFDQGYQDLRALVASGDNGALLALHCAHRNATTPPSYSEEMLILDSVIHEIDAVPFIAGEPIVAVEVKKPRRNSLAPDGLRDPQFVLLETASGTLAVVEINVNIQFGYQVTTDAVFESGVASIGRESGLQLTNAGRTGHAVSPTFKERFGAAYDTQVQRWVDAARRGTIDGPSAWDGYLASVVATAGVEAQKTGRRVEVDYAMAKPAFYDLDARVDAVPTEA; encoded by the coding sequence ATGACCTCCACCTCCCAGGACCTCCGCGTCGCCGTCGTCGGCGCCGGCATGATGGGCGCCGACCACGTCGCCCGCATCACCTCGACCATCAGCGGCGCCACGGTCGTCGCCGTCGTCGACCCCGACACCGCACGAGCGACCGCCGCCGCGGCGACCGCGCCGGGCGCCGTCACGGCCGCCGACTTCGAGGAGGCCCTCGCCACGACCGAGATCGACGCGGTCATAATCGCGACGCCCGGCTTCCTCCACGAGGCCGTGCTGATGCCCGCCCTCGAGCGGGGACTCGCGATCCTCTGCGAGAAGCCCCTCACGACCGACGAGGCGGCCTCGTTGCGCGTCCTCGAGGCGGAGCAGGCGCTCGACCGGCCCCACATCCAGGTCGGGTTCATGCGCCGCTTCGACCAGGGCTACCAGGACCTCCGCGCCCTCGTCGCCTCCGGCGACAACGGAGCCCTGCTCGCCCTGCACTGCGCCCACCGCAACGCGACGACCCCGCCGAGCTACTCGGAGGAGATGCTGATCCTCGACTCCGTCATCCACGAGATCGACGCCGTCCCCTTCATCGCCGGCGAGCCGATCGTCGCCGTCGAGGTCAAGAAGCCCCGCCGCAACTCGCTGGCGCCCGACGGGCTCCGCGACCCGCAGTTCGTCCTCCTCGAGACCGCGTCGGGCACTCTGGCCGTCGTCGAGATCAACGTCAACATCCAGTTCGGCTACCAGGTCACGACCGACGCCGTGTTCGAGAGCGGCGTCGCCTCGATCGGTCGTGAGTCGGGCCTGCAGCTGACGAACGCCGGCCGCACCGGGCACGCAGTCTCGCCGACCTTCAAGGAGCGCTTCGGCGCCGCCTACGACACGCAGGTGCAGCGGTGGGTCGACGCGGCCCGCCGAGGCACGATCGACGGCCCGAGCGCCTGGGACGGCTACCTCGCCAGCGTGGTCGCGACCGCAGGCGTGGAGGCCCAGAAGACCGGTCGCCGTGTCGAGGTCGACTACGCGATGGCCAAGCCGGCCTTCTACGACCTGGACGCCCGCGTCGACGCCGTCCCGACGGAGGCGTGA
- a CDS encoding sugar phosphate isomerase/epimerase family protein, translated as MKIALDPTPLHHSHSLLEIPAKVRELGYDHLQLTPHADFIPFFRHPKADDDLVDAFAAACRDADVQIASVLPVLRWSGPDEESRRAAVKQWKRVLEITARLGVGVVNTEFSGRPELQEESERQFYWSMEELLPIIEREGIQVFIDPHPDDFVEDGLEALRVIRGLNSSHVGLAYVACHTFHYGGNTAEIMAAAGQSLGLVHIADTFDHHRSHGLRYITNPPGNAARVHQHLRIGDGDVDWDGFFGGLGKLGFLDRDDTVAVSSVFAEDEDVDAVSRYQREQILSRIASAPRH; from the coding sequence GTGAAGATCGCTCTCGATCCGACGCCGCTGCACCACAGCCACTCGCTGCTCGAGATCCCGGCGAAGGTCCGCGAGCTGGGCTACGACCACCTGCAGCTGACGCCGCACGCCGACTTCATCCCCTTCTTCCGGCACCCGAAGGCCGACGACGACCTGGTCGACGCCTTCGCGGCCGCCTGCCGCGACGCCGACGTGCAGATCGCGTCGGTGCTGCCCGTGCTCCGTTGGTCAGGACCCGACGAGGAGTCGCGCCGAGCGGCGGTCAAGCAGTGGAAGCGCGTCCTCGAGATCACCGCGCGACTCGGCGTCGGCGTCGTCAACACCGAGTTCAGCGGACGCCCCGAGCTGCAGGAAGAGTCGGAGCGACAGTTCTACTGGTCGATGGAGGAGCTGCTCCCGATCATCGAGCGCGAGGGGATCCAGGTCTTCATCGACCCGCACCCCGACGACTTCGTCGAGGACGGCCTCGAGGCGCTCCGCGTCATCCGCGGGCTGAATTCCTCCCACGTCGGCCTCGCCTACGTGGCCTGCCACACGTTCCACTACGGCGGCAACACGGCCGAGATCATGGCGGCCGCAGGTCAGTCGCTCGGGCTCGTCCACATCGCCGACACCTTCGACCACCACCGGTCGCACGGCCTGCGCTACATCACGAACCCGCCCGGCAACGCCGCCCGCGTGCACCAGCACCTCAGGATCGGCGACGGCGACGTCGACTGGGACGGCTTCTTCGGCGGTCTCGGCAAGCTCGGGTTCCTCGACCGCGACGACACCGTCGCCGTCTCGAGCGTCTTCGCCGAGGACGAGGACGTCGATGCCGTGAGCCGCTACCAGCGAGAGCAGATCTTGTCCCGGATCGCCTCCGCGCCCCGTCACTGA
- a CDS encoding transaldolase family protein: MTTQTDPTTTTTPTPTDERPTLLRAVQDTPTSLWNDSADLTELAASIEFGAVGATCNPVIAYTVIKNDLDTWAPRLREIADANPTAGESEIGWLAVEQLSIEAAALLEAEFEASGGRNGRLSMQTDPRLHRDAAALVEQAVHFSSLAKNIIVKIPATKTGIEAMEEATYRGVSINATVSFTVAQAVAVGAAIERGLDRRTAEGIENHEFGSVVTIMGGRLDDWLKAVVKRDHVMIDPGHLEWAGVAALKKAHHEFVARGYRSRVLSAAFRNHLQWSELVGGDLVVSPPFPWQVDINAAALPVENRIDVPVDPRVLESLAAGIPEEWHRAYDVDGMSLDEFERFGATVRTLRQFLEADAQLDALVRDVIVPAI; the protein is encoded by the coding sequence ATGACAACTCAGACCGACCCGACCACGACCACGACCCCGACCCCGACCGACGAGCGGCCGACCCTGCTCCGTGCGGTGCAGGACACCCCCACCAGTCTCTGGAACGACTCGGCCGACCTCACCGAGCTGGCCGCCTCCATCGAGTTCGGGGCGGTGGGCGCGACCTGCAACCCGGTCATCGCCTACACGGTCATCAAGAACGACCTCGACACCTGGGCTCCCCGCCTCCGCGAGATCGCCGACGCCAACCCCACCGCGGGCGAGTCCGAGATCGGCTGGCTCGCCGTCGAGCAGCTGAGCATCGAGGCCGCCGCCCTGCTCGAGGCCGAGTTCGAGGCCTCGGGCGGCCGCAACGGACGCCTGTCGATGCAGACCGACCCTCGCCTGCACCGAGACGCCGCCGCGCTCGTCGAGCAGGCCGTGCACTTCTCGTCGCTGGCGAAGAACATCATCGTGAAGATCCCGGCCACCAAGACCGGCATCGAGGCGATGGAGGAAGCCACCTACCGTGGCGTCAGCATCAACGCGACGGTCTCGTTCACGGTCGCCCAGGCCGTCGCCGTCGGAGCTGCCATCGAGCGCGGCCTCGACCGCCGCACCGCGGAGGGCATCGAGAACCACGAGTTCGGCTCGGTCGTCACCATCATGGGAGGCCGCCTCGACGACTGGCTGAAGGCGGTCGTCAAGCGCGACCACGTCATGATCGACCCCGGCCACCTCGAGTGGGCAGGCGTCGCGGCCCTCAAGAAGGCGCACCACGAGTTCGTCGCCCGCGGCTATCGCTCGCGAGTCCTGTCGGCCGCGTTCAGGAACCACCTGCAGTGGTCCGAGCTCGTCGGCGGAGACCTCGTGGTGTCGCCTCCGTTCCCGTGGCAGGTCGACATCAACGCCGCCGCGCTGCCCGTCGAGAACCGCATCGACGTCCCCGTCGACCCCCGGGTGCTCGAGTCGTTGGCCGCGGGGATCCCCGAGGAGTGGCACCGCGCCTACGACGTCGACGGCATGAGCCTCGACGAGTTCGAGCGCTTCGGCGCGACCGTGCGGACCCTCCGTCAGTTCCTGGAGGCGGACGCCCAGCTCGACGCCCTCGTCCGCGACGTGATCGTGCCCGCGATCTGA
- a CDS encoding tautomerase family protein yields MPLVRIDLMTGRTPEQITAIADAIHEAIVEVYGIPVRDRFQVVNELPAGRIVAEDAGLGFERTGSVVMIQIFTQRGRSDETKQALYARIAAGLEAAGVAGEDVFIGYVENGPQDWSFGFGVAQYMNGELKVPAAAPDLG; encoded by the coding sequence ATGCCCCTCGTCCGCATCGACCTGATGACCGGCCGCACCCCCGAGCAGATCACCGCGATCGCCGACGCGATCCACGAGGCGATCGTCGAGGTGTACGGCATCCCGGTCCGAGACCGCTTCCAGGTCGTCAACGAGCTGCCCGCGGGGCGCATCGTCGCCGAGGACGCGGGGCTCGGCTTCGAGCGCACCGGCAGCGTCGTGATGATCCAGATCTTCACCCAGCGCGGCCGCAGCGACGAGACGAAGCAGGCCCTCTACGCGCGCATCGCCGCCGGGCTCGAGGCGGCCGGCGTGGCGGGCGAGGACGTCTTCATCGGCTATGTCGAGAACGGGCCGCAAGACTGGTCGTTCGGCTTCGGCGTCGCCCAGTACATGAACGGCGAGCTGAAGGTCCCCGCCGCGGCCCCCGACCTCGGCTGA
- a CDS encoding GntR family transcriptional regulator, producing MTDTTLPDDLFADLDRGGPVPLWYQISTRLEASILSGQLPAGARLENEVGLGERLGLSRPTIRRAIQELVDKGLVVRRRGIGTQVVHGPVTRNVELTSLFEDLAQTGQSPTTRLLTHDITPADEKTATALGVETGAQVSHVRRLRLADDVPVAILENYLPLDLAPFSDADLAARGLYQLLRSHGVTMRVAKQNIGARAAHGDEAQLLEIEPRGAVLTMTRTAYDASGRAVEVGHHCYRPDLYSFSITLVDK from the coding sequence ATGACAGACACGACTCTTCCCGACGACCTCTTCGCTGACCTGGACAGAGGCGGCCCGGTGCCTCTCTGGTACCAGATCTCCACTCGCCTCGAGGCCTCGATCCTGAGCGGTCAGCTGCCCGCCGGTGCGCGGCTCGAGAACGAGGTCGGGCTCGGCGAGAGGCTCGGCCTGTCTCGCCCGACCATCCGCCGGGCCATCCAGGAGCTCGTCGACAAGGGCCTCGTCGTCCGTCGACGGGGCATCGGGACGCAGGTGGTGCACGGGCCGGTCACGCGCAACGTCGAGCTGACGAGCTTGTTCGAGGACCTCGCCCAGACCGGTCAGTCACCGACGACACGCCTCCTCACGCACGACATCACCCCCGCGGACGAGAAGACGGCGACCGCACTGGGCGTCGAGACAGGTGCTCAGGTGAGCCACGTCCGCCGACTCCGCCTGGCAGACGACGTGCCCGTCGCGATCCTCGAGAACTACCTGCCCCTCGACCTCGCGCCGTTCTCCGACGCCGATCTCGCGGCCCGTGGCCTCTATCAGCTCCTTCGCTCCCACGGCGTGACGATGCGGGTCGCGAAGCAGAACATCGGCGCCCGGGCCGCCCACGGGGACGAGGCCCAGCTGCTGGAGATCGAGCCCCGGGGCGCCGTGCTGACGATGACCCGCACCGCCTACGACGCCTCGGGCCGAGCCGTCGAGGTCGGGCACCACTGCTATCGGCCCGACCTCTACTCGTTCTCGATCACCCTCGTCGACAAGTAG
- a CDS encoding YafY family protein: MTSPSSRILTLLSLLQARQESSATFLAERLGVSPRTVRRDVERLRELGYTVATLRGPAGGYRLSAGAELPPLLFDDDQAVAVALALAVAPASGTAIGEAAARALGTVRQVMPSRLRHRMDSIEVLSTPSSVVVDPEVLVAVIEATTAHEVLRFDYAPAWGEAEVRPPLSVEPHAVVTSNGRWYLLAWAPAAADWRTYRVDRMHPRSATRRSFSRRPVPGDDLVAFVAARFRGSTDASWPCVGTALLDLPAREVVPYVDADALVEQQDDGRTRLTTGSWSWRALAARFAGFDADLTLEGPPALVEAGQELARRLRDSRGPGRQP; the protein is encoded by the coding sequence GTGACCAGCCCCTCCTCGCGGATCCTCACGCTCCTCTCGCTGCTGCAGGCGCGACAGGAGAGCTCGGCGACGTTCCTGGCAGAGCGGCTCGGCGTGAGCCCCCGCACGGTCCGCCGCGACGTCGAGCGCCTGCGCGAGCTGGGCTACACGGTGGCGACCCTGCGGGGGCCGGCCGGCGGCTACCGCTTGTCGGCGGGGGCCGAGCTGCCGCCCCTGCTCTTCGACGACGACCAGGCCGTGGCCGTCGCGCTCGCCCTCGCGGTGGCGCCCGCCTCCGGCACCGCCATCGGCGAGGCGGCGGCTCGTGCACTCGGCACCGTGCGGCAGGTGATGCCGTCTCGGCTGCGGCACCGGATGGACTCGATCGAGGTCCTCAGCACGCCGTCGTCGGTGGTCGTCGACCCGGAGGTGCTGGTCGCGGTGATCGAGGCGACCACCGCCCACGAGGTGCTGCGCTTCGACTACGCGCCCGCCTGGGGAGAGGCTGAGGTCCGCCCGCCGCTCTCGGTCGAGCCGCACGCCGTCGTCACGAGCAACGGCCGGTGGTACCTCCTGGCATGGGCGCCCGCCGCGGCCGACTGGCGCACCTACCGCGTCGACAGGATGCACCCGCGGTCGGCCACGCGCCGGTCGTTCAGCCGGCGCCCCGTGCCCGGGGACGACCTGGTCGCCTTCGTCGCGGCGCGGTTCCGGGGGTCGACCGACGCCTCCTGGCCCTGCGTCGGCACGGCACTGCTCGACCTCCCCGCTCGCGAGGTCGTGCCCTACGTCGACGCCGACGCGCTCGTCGAGCAGCAGGACGACGGCCGCACGAGGCTCACGACGGGCTCGTGGTCGTGGCGTGCCCTCGCGGCCCGGTTCGCCGGGTTCGACGCGGACCTGACGCTCGAGGGGCCGCCGGCTCTCGTCGAGGCAGGGCAGGAGCTGGCACGGCGGCTGCGCGACTCGCGAGGCCCGGGTCGTCAGCCGTGA
- a CDS encoding VOC family protein, translated as MTISTTPHLNFDGDARQALDFWAAALGTEATAMTYGQMGASDDPAWADRIVWGQVETSSGVRVMAFDVWPHQEYDQGTNSSYVYLSGDDAAEITAVWEGLVDGAEIRQPLGASAWSPLAGQLRDRFGVVWALDVRAPQLGA; from the coding sequence ATGACCATCTCGACCACCCCGCACCTCAACTTCGACGGCGACGCCCGCCAGGCTCTCGACTTCTGGGCCGCCGCACTCGGCACCGAGGCGACCGCCATGACCTACGGACAGATGGGCGCCTCCGACGACCCGGCGTGGGCGGACCGCATCGTCTGGGGGCAGGTCGAGACTTCGAGCGGAGTCCGGGTCATGGCGTTCGACGTCTGGCCGCACCAGGAGTACGACCAGGGGACGAACTCGTCCTACGTCTACCTCAGCGGCGACGACGCGGCCGAGATCACGGCGGTGTGGGAGGGGCTCGTCGACGGGGCCGAGATCAGGCAGCCGCTGGGCGCCTCCGCGTGGTCGCCGTTGGCGGGGCAGCTCCGCGACCGGTTCGGGGTCGTGTGGGCGCTCGACGTCCGGGCTCCGCAGCTGGGGGCCTGA
- a CDS encoding SDR family oxidoreductase, with protein sequence MDRLTSKIALISGGARGMGASHARAIVAEGGKVVIGDLLDDEGRALADELGDAARYVHLDVTSPGDWEAAVATAVSEFGGLNVLVNNAGIVNFGRLGTYTLDQWNLILGINVTGAFIGITAAKEALVASAPSSIVNISSTAGLQGTTALHGYVASKFALRGLTKSVALELGSANVRSNSVHPGVIRTPMTDGLELGDQLGALHRIGEPQEVSNLVVYLASDESSFQTGAEFVIDGGELAGESDSVSE encoded by the coding sequence ATGGACAGACTGACCAGCAAGATCGCCCTCATCAGCGGAGGCGCGCGAGGCATGGGCGCCTCGCACGCCCGTGCGATCGTGGCCGAGGGAGGCAAGGTCGTCATCGGCGACCTGCTCGACGACGAGGGCCGCGCCCTGGCAGACGAGCTCGGCGACGCCGCGCGCTACGTGCACCTCGACGTGACCTCGCCTGGCGACTGGGAGGCGGCCGTCGCCACCGCCGTCAGCGAGTTCGGCGGCCTCAACGTGCTCGTGAACAACGCCGGCATCGTCAACTTCGGCCGCCTCGGCACGTACACGCTCGACCAGTGGAACCTCATCCTCGGCATCAACGTCACGGGAGCCTTCATCGGCATCACCGCGGCGAAGGAGGCGCTGGTCGCGTCCGCCCCGTCGAGCATCGTCAACATCTCCTCCACCGCAGGGCTGCAGGGCACCACGGCGCTGCACGGCTACGTGGCCTCGAAGTTCGCCCTCCGCGGGCTCACCAAGTCGGTCGCGCTCGAGCTCGGCTCGGCGAACGTCCGCTCGAACTCCGTGCACCCCGGCGTCATCCGCACCCCGATGACCGACGGCCTCGAGCTCGGCGACCAGCTCGGCGCCCTGCACCGCATCGGTGAGCCCCAGGAGGTGTCGAACCTCGTCGTCTACCTGGCCAGCGACGAGTCCAGCTTCCAGACCGGAGCCGAGTTCGTGATCGACGGCGGCGAGCTCGCGGGCGAGAGCGACAGCGTCAGCGAGTAG